The stretch of DNA ATACAGCAGAATTAGGCAGGTGAAACAAAGAACATACCGAAACGACTGAAGGAACACACATCAATCAGGACTCCAGAAATAATGTCCTGTATGGTACCTTGGTCTTCTTGGATTTGGCCTTCTTGGCCTTCTTGATGGTTCGACCCATGAGTGAAACAACTTCTGCAGAATAGAGCGCTGCGGAGCCGCGGAGGTGCCTGGTGGCGGGCGGCGAGCAGCGGCTGCTGGGGACGGGGAGGGGGGCAGCGGAGGGGGGGCGGTGGTCGGGAAATTGGTTGGCGGCGTCCGTGCCCCCAGCGCCAGGGTTTCGGCAGCAAAGCTTCGTGTCCCCTCCGTTACCAATATTGGGCTGGGCCGAGAGGCACATAGTGGGCTGTGTGGGCATTGCTTAGTGGACAGTCATTCCCGCCCATGAAATTTAAAAGGTTGCTCTATTTCCTTTCCTTTTGAAAAAACAAATTATGGAGTTGCTCCATCTCCGTCTAGTGCCTTTATATTTCGAAGAATATATCTATATTACTTTATAAATATGTAACCATTTCATTTAGGATCATATAGTTTTATGAATGTTGCTGGTCAAAATTAGAAAAAAAGAATTGACTTAGCATAACTGTAACCGCATGAACTTACACAGAGAAAACATAAGACCGCAATTTTGGATGAATTTGAGAAGCGGCATCAGATTGCTGGCTAATAGATATGGGAGTAATTTTATTCTTTAGCAAGAAAAGTTAGGctatgtttggatccaagggcaaatggcaaaagggcaaatggtaaaattttttacttctgtcacatcagatgtttggacgctaattagaagtattaaatatagtttaattaaaaaactaattatatagatgaggactaaatgacgagacgaatctattaaacctaattaatccataattagcaaaattacggtagcatttgcccttttgcactttagggtgtttggatccaaaaatACAAAAAAAAGTGTAAAAGAGCAAAAATtttgctctttctctttccattgtatccaaacaggcccttacaTTGACAGTGTCTCTGTCTCTAGCGTGCCGGCGGAACCACGGGCGGGCGAGCTCCCATCCCCGTGCGGAGGCGGCCGCGCAGCGCCTCTGACTCCCGTTCCTGCGCTCCAAACCCTGGGTCctttcgcggcggcggcggactgcCAGTGGCGCCGGAGAGGTGGCCCACGGCGGGGAGGAAGCGGGCGCGGACAGCGCGCGTGGTGCTACCGTCGGCGAGGTAGTCGACGACGGCGGGGCCGATCTGCTCCTTCTCCTGGTCGATgaggccgccgccgtggcacgaGTCGGAGACCATGGTGAAGGTCGCGCCCTGCGGCACCCGGTCCACGAGCTGCCGGAAATCCACGTCCGTGATGAGGTTGAAGTCGCATGGCACGATGGCCTCGTCGTGGCCGTGGGCGCGGCGGTGCGGGCCACCATGTCGGCGAGCGCGCGCTTGATGTTGGCGCCGGTCGGAAGCACGCCGCGGCGGTCGTCGTCGGTGAGCACGGTGATGTCGACGGGCGCGAAGCCATAGCGGAGCTTTCCCTCATGCATGGTACGCTGGACAACAGACTCAGCTACCAAAGCAAGCACCAGTTCAACAGTGCAACAACCCAATTTCATTCCCAGGCGATTATATAACAGGTCCTCCATGTGCACCAACTCGAACACTGCAGCGGACTCCAAACTAAATTGCACTGTACACACGATTGTGTTTTCAATCTTCCCTACGCATTGCTAGCTTGATAATGCCATTTCCATCTCTCTCATCTGGCGACACCAACTCTAGCTATATGCTTCATTTGTACTGCTGGGGAACTGCCAGGAAAGGCTTGAAGCTCAGTATCAGCCCGATCAGCTCTGTCAGATTCAGTAGCAGAAACACCATCTGGTCTCCTGCATGTACATGAAAATGCATGTGAGGATCAATCAAATACCCTTTTCAATTGACATCCTTACTACTATCATATTGGTGTTATGGTAAGTTATCACACTTGTTCTTTACATTAGAATGGTAGCATTACAATCTATATGGTTCTCTGCATATATATGATCTATACCTGGAAAGAACGCGGCATGTTGGCGCCTCTGTGCCCATGAGAATCTACAGCCACAGGTATTTCAACAATATGAGTCTCTTCTTCAAAATACTTGTATTGTTCGAAACGGTCCATGCTTTCATGCTTATTAGGTAGTATAATGCAATCACTAAGCTAGGAATAATAGTTTAAATTAGCAAAAGTTTCTTCACTGAGAACTGAGATAACATTATGCGAATAACAAGAATGCAAGAAAACACTCTTTATACATACATAATGCCTGCTCCAGCTGGAGCAAAAGCCTTCGACAAAGACATTGCAGTTGTAGCTATTCCATTTGCAGCGCCCCTTTGTTCTTGTGGCTACGAATAGCATCCAATTCAGGTTATCGGTTAAATAATAATTTCTTGTCAGGATATCGGTTAGTAAATCATGAACTGACATAAGTTGGACATGTACCACAGCATTGTTTTGCAGCAGAGAAGTGCCAGTAACTCTGGTTATCTGATCAAGATACTCACATTAGTATTCCAATGATAGATACTTGAATACACAGAGGTTTAAACTAATATAACCAGCATTTTATTTGTCAAAAATTTCTAACATAGTACAGTGGTAACTGGTGATGTATTTAACTGGTTGGATCTCAGAACTATTAGTCATAGACTGACTTACTGCAAATACACTTTTCAGCATTGCTGCAATGTAGAGCGGCACACCAAGTCTTATTCCTGATAGGTGTGTCATGAAGGGATAAGCAGCAATTATTGGTATAGACAGTGCCTGCGATGCTTAAGGTCAATTTTTAAGAAGAATTATAAATATTTTTAACAGAGAGTAGTAATTGTGTGACTTTAGCAACTCACCGACGAAATTCGGGTTGACTGGATAGGTCCAAAAGTTTTATCAACCCAACGATAAGCAAAGAGTTGATATACTAGAAGACTGGCGCCTACAGTTCAACCAAGGATGATTGTTGACTTTCCAAACATTACATTTAGTACAGCTTAACCATAAAGCACAAACGTCATTCATCAAATGCTTGCCTAAGATTCTTTAAAGCTTTTAGGAAAGCAGTTGATTGAATTGGAATTACCTGCAACTGTAAGAACTTGGCCCACATCTTTAGATGAAAAGCTAAGGCCGCCGTATTTTCTATTACTTACAGTCCATAGAGAAAATATCTGATCTCCAATTGCAACAAATAAATTTCAGACCCATTGTATTTAAATGTAGCAGAGCGGATCGAGTGAGTAAATAGTACCTCAACATATGCAGTGTCATGAAGGGAGAAGACGCAGTATGTGATAATGGAGGACATCAAAGGCCAGTTTTTAAGTAAACTCTTCTTAGGTGGTTCTGTGCTTTCTTGAGCTGTGGGACCTTCTACCATTTCAACTGTTCTCTCAAGGCCTTTGTGCTTATGTAGGGTCTCCTGTTTAGTTGCTCGATGAAAAATGACAAGTAAATGAAAATAACAGTGGGAATAAGCTCACATATGCAAATTATTTAGCAATTTTTTTGTATATTTTAAGGTAGGATAGGATAATATTTTGGTGTTCCAAGAAGACATATAATGTGTGGATAAATCATAATGCACATGAAAAACTCTTCATGACAATATTAaaacaaataaatttgaaaGAATGCACAGAGTCAGAGTAGGTTGTACTTACTGGGAGCCATGCACAGCTTATGAAAACCAAGGTAGCAAAAAATGAGATAAATAGACATGGTAATAAATATGGGAACCTGCATGATGTTGGATCAAGaagataaaataaaaaaatcattCTATCTTAGTGTTCAAAGAATTTAGTTTTAGTCCAAAAGCATACCTTCCAAACACTGACTTCTCATGAAACAGATGTGGATATTGTTTGACAGGCTGGTAATAAAGAAGATATAAAAGGTGAAAAACTACTCCAAATTGTTGACAGATAATCAATTTTATGAGATACCTGTGCTAGGTAGCCCCCAATTGCTGGACCAATTATAACACCCATTCCCCATGCTGTGCTGACCTAAATTTGATGAATGGATCATACTCAGTTCATGGTATATGCAATAATTATGTCATATGTGGCAGTGTTATGTGTTTATATGAGGTATTGGAACCTACAATTGATATACCCAAAGCTTGCTGTTCAGGTCGACAAACTTCAATGGAGTAGGCCTGTAGCAGAAAGCAACAATTACATCATATTGAGTGGACTGTTGCAGGAATAATCAGGGCATGCAGCAACTGAGAATGACATATTTCCTATATATACTTGTTTTTAGGAATTGCCACTTGTATGCAACAAAGTACCTTTACAGGTGCAAGGAATCCATTCAGGGCACCAAGAAGAAACCTTGTAGCAATAGCCATCCAATATTTCACACTCAGTCCAAACAATGTGTTGAAAACAATGCTGAAATGTGGGTTTATTGGAAGTGAATTAGCATTCATACATTAAATGGAACACTGTGAGTGCATTTTATTTGGTTACATTTCCCAGGTCAAGAAAGATATATAGCACGAGCACTTACACTGAAAATACCGAAAATGCAATTACAGGCTTTCGTCCAATACGATCAGCTATGATGCCCCAGAAGACTGACGCAAGACCTCTGCCGATCATATATGATGCACCTAAAGAAAAGGACGGAATATATACTAAATATAATAACTTTCCAGAAAACTAAAGAAGTATGCATGGGTTTTGCTACTCAATGACACTTTGTGGCAACAAACAAATCTTACCGAGAAAGCCAGCGTAGAATCCAATGTCTTCTTCTCTTTGAGCAACATGCAGGTCTCTTATCTGTTCTAGACATAACATAATTAGCAGTTTTATTTGCAAAAACACACATATATCTAGTAGTTCAGAGAGAAAGAGGAATATGCGAATACAATGGCTAGGTAGCTTACCATGAAGTACAGAAACGGGAACAAGGATGTTATTGGCAGAGCTGAGAAAAGACAAGAGAAGTTGTATTGAGAGATTAGTTAAATCAGTATATAATGTTTCAGAGGAAGCATCTATCTATAGCTGGCACGGCCAGTAGAGAAGAGAGAATGTCCAGCAACGGATAAAAGAATATCCAAAATTAAATCGAACAAGAGTTGCAGTAAAATAAGACCAGATCATCCATGGAGATGGACGGAGCGATTAAGAAATGGAGTAGTAGCATGCGGCAGCATCACCAGATACGTTGGTGGCATGGACGATATATGACGCGTGCACATGAACTGATGAACCTACCCGAGGCGAAGGTGGTGGTGCCGACGAAGAGCAGCTCCTTGTAGGGAACGCCCTCGCGGCTCTCCTTCCTCCTGTCCATGGCGCAGCCGGGGCAGCCGTCGTAGTACACCTTCGCCGGCTCCCCCATTTCAGAGCTGTGGCTGACTAGTGATCACTATCCAGCCGAACGTGGAGCAGGACGAGGCGGCGCCAGGACAGACAGAGACAGAGGACGGGAAGGCAGCAGAGCAAGGAGCGGCGGAGCTGTGGAAGGAAACGAGAGAGGTGCCGCCGGGGATGGAGCAATTATATCGATGGTGGGTCCCTGCCTTCCCTTCCCTTGGTAGGCGTGCCTGCGCTGCGTTACTTCTCTTCCacaaaggggagagagagagatgacGACAATATCTAGGGAGGGGCCCCCGGGGCGAGTGACAGATGGCCGGCGAGCTGAGACTCTGCGCGGGGCGTCGGGCGGCGTCCACGTCGGTCGACCTGTGCCCGCGACGCAGAGTCCTCAGGCAGTCAGACCCAGAGCAAGAGGTCGAAGGCTCTCAAAAGGTCGGAAGGATCATATAGTAGTACTAGCACTCCAGTCGTCGTGCTTGCGTTGCGTTACGTCTCTTCCACAAACAGACGAACTGATCGATGATGGCTTGGGATGCTGGCTGGCTGAGCGGGATGACAAATGGCCTGCGCCCTGACACGCTGCCTGCAGTGGGGCCGTGTCCACGTCTGTCTGTCTGTTCTGTTAGTTCATCGAGCGCGGCGACGCCTGCGGATGTGCCACAGCAACGCCGACTCGCCGCTCTTCCTTGGATTTTCAGGCCAGGCTCAGAGTGGCTTTCAGGTAAGGTCGTCAGGCACGGGAATAGCTATGCAACGTCATCAGTGTGTGAACGCAAGGTGATTCAAAAGCGCCGGGCGGCCGGGACTCCGGAGAGAGGAAGACAACAAGGCAACATGTACGCTCTGAACCCTGACCACAAAAAACACAAGCAAGAGATGGGCACCTGATTACGATCGATACTGCAGTGTGTGTGAACGCAAGGTGATCCAAGAGCGAGGAaggcgccggcgcccggccgcCGGCAGCAGCAGCCGAGCGCAGCGTGACGCTGCCGTCGCTGTGCGTGCCTGCAGAGACTGCAGTGCCGATCGCGCAGGGGGCGACACACCCGTCGACCTCATCTCGTTGCTTGTTAGCCACACTCTCTGATTTGTCAACGTGACCCACGACGCCACCGATGGCGCCATTGTCTTTGATTTGTACCAAAAAGTTGGCTTAATTGATCTCGATGTCGTGCCATGCTAGCACGACACTCGGTTAGTTGCATCAGCAACTACTTCCTTTTCCACTTCATTACACAATTTTTAATCCAACCTTTAAATTTTGCATGAATTTTTGGCACAAAGTTTAAAGATGCTAGCTGCACCCTAATTAAGATGCGGTAGCAGGCAGCAGCCGAACCTTTCTCCAGAGGAGCCAGATGGGTAAAACTGATGGACAATAATAATCAACTGACGACAACGGAGAAGCTAAGGTGAGGACATCATCACGCTCCCGCGATGCGCCGCGCGACTTGACGTcgtcaggaagtgccggtccaAGCCGACGGCACCATGGTGGCCGCCTCGACGAGCTGCTTCTTCCTCGCGCCACTCAACCGCGACCCTAGGCTAATGGAGCGCCAGCAAGACGGCCGGCCAGAGGTCCTTGGCCATGGTCGAAGCTCCATGAGCTTTTGCATCTAcacccccatctctttgtgtcTACGCTAATATGCGGAAAGTCTCTTTTCACTTTATTCCCTTCAGACTTTCATTTTTGGCCTGCAAAATTCTGAAATCTGGTCAAGTTTTTGTCTTCTCGCAGCTTCCTCACGTCTGCATGAGTTGGGCCAAACCCAACAACGCAAGCTGCTGGCCACCGACGTCAAAGGTAAGGTGAACAAGCCGAAAGCACCTCGTTTTCTACCTGCTCTGGTCCACTTCACGTCGAGGCTCATCTGCATGACAGGTCATCCTGCTGCGCTCGAGCCCAACCGAGTTGGAATCGACACCGCGCAGCCGTCGGATCGTCTTCCCCTAGGCACGCACTCCTTGACGCGTCCACCTGCCTTATCGTAGCCCTCGGTCTCTCTTTTCGCTTCGAATCGCGCCGCTATCCCATGCCCTAGCTTCCTCGCCGCCCTTTGCTGCCGACCCGAAGGAGGCTCCGCTGTCGATCCATGCCGTCGCGCGCCGGAGGCTAAAATCGTCCCAGCCCCAGGCTTCACTGCGGCGTCAATAAGGCCATCCCGAGGTCGCCGTCGCTGAGCTGCTGCGGGAGGACCACATCCACACGAAGGCCAAGCCGCGCCGTCGGGCACCATCATCGGCCCCAGCTTCGACTACGCTCCGCTTGGTGTTCGCCGTCGATGCGAAGGCCGTAGTCTGAGCCGCCGTCCATCTGCTCCATCCTGACCGCCGCTCCGACTCGTGTCTACCTCGGTAGCATCTCGGTGAGAAACTGAGAACCCCTCCATGTCTTTCCCCTCCACTTCCTCTCTCTTGTCTCTCCATGTTCGCTGTTGCCGCTGCTCTTGGTAGTCGAGCAGCCGTGCCTGCGGCTTGCTGGGTGGCCCAACTGCTTTGGGCGCCCCTTGATGATATATCGCTGCTACCACCGCCGCGTGATGCAACCGCAGTCACCGCTGCTATCTTCTGCCGCTACAGCATGCTGATAAGTTGCGGTCGCCATGCTTTTATAAGCCACGCCGGCCATCACACACCAGGTGCAAGAGTATAGCGCCATGCATGCTTATGTCCTTGCAGGCAAGAACAACTACCCGCACGTGAACATGCCTAACCAGAACAGCCGGCCAGAACCATTCACATCGAGTTCATTCCTTCCACCAATATTTGATTCATTCGTGCATAGTCATTTACTTAATCAATTTGCATTCttttcattcaatttcaaaCGCTCATATCTTTTCAACCGCAGCTCCATTTTCAGCATTTTTTGCGTTCTCGTGATCGTAGCTTTGAATCTTGTCCTTTACTCCGTTCTTGTAATGCTTTTTTCTATTTGTTCGGTGCTATGTTCTTAGATgtgcttgtttgtttgtatatttGTGCCGATGCTTGTCGCGAGTAGAAAGGAGCAATACAAGAGCTATAAAGATTAAGAGATGAAGAACAAGTGTTGAAgattctgagcagcaattatctCGAATGAAGGCAAGTATTTTTTTTTATCATATTTCGTCATAATAACCTTTATTTATATTTACACTTGCATGTATTAAATTGATGGGTCCTACTTTATCCATATTGGTTATCCATATCCTTAAAGCCGGGATACTTATTTAAAAGCTTGGGTAATTTGCTTAGTTGCTAAACTATGGTTTCGAGTGGTTTATGAAAATGATACTTGATACATGAATTATCTCTTTTGGAACCACTATGATGAATCGTTAAATGATTAATTTAAACTATGGAGAACCACCCggaaaaacagtgcaaccacaaggactatatggctctggtcttgactaattaattttGTCTCTAGTTTGTTGGTAGTTTACCGAAAGGCACAGGAAGGCTATAATGAAGGGTTTGCTGCCTGCCAAGGGTGTACGTATGGATATGGTCACATCTTGGGGGAGGTTCACTCACGCTGCTGAAACCTTAGCGAGCTACCAagtctttgtaaaggtctcgtagcgTACCCATGCAGTCATACATCGGAAGTGTGATAATAGTGCCTGATCAGCACTGCGTGACGGGTAacacaacttgtgggtaaagcgTGCGATCTttgcagagtgtaaaactgatatatcagttatGCTCATGGTCAAGAGCGGCCTGAACCCTCACATGTCTTAAATAAATTGAATCTATGGTTAATTCAACAATTTATTTGTTCCAAGCTTCATTTATTTATCAATTATCTATTTATTTCATAAATGTGGGCAATATTCATTCATGACTTAGTAAATAGGTTGTTAATATTCAACTCATTATTTAAAATGATTACCGCTTTATtcagcttgactttatccttgTTTAAGTCTTGCATGTCATTTATTTCCCAATATACTTActaagtaccaaccataagtgtacttatATTTGCTAAAACCGctgctcagaagagaaagttgtTATGAAGTTTTCTGAAGATGTTGCTGAGTTCTAAACGTACGCAACCCCCgatcgattgcctgtgaagtatGAAGCTTTTATTTTCAGGATAAGATATGTATCTCTAATAGTCTTTTAGCCTCTATAAGTCTCCTTTTCGTGATATTATTGTTCATTATTTTATTATGACATTGCTATATGTACGAAACTTATGCATTCAGTTTTCTTTTAAAAACCGGATGTGAGGTCAAAATGCAATGATGTGGTCGTCAGACAAAAAGAGATCATGAGAAAGATCTGCTGTTGCTTAATTGGACGATATGATGCTCCTGCCACTA from Panicum hallii strain FIL2 chromosome 3, PHallii_v3.1, whole genome shotgun sequence encodes:
- the LOC112885999 gene encoding protein ZINC INDUCED FACILITATOR-LIKE 1-like isoform X2 — encoded protein: MGEPAKVYYDGCPGCAMDRRKESREGVPYKELLFVGTTTFASALPITSLFPFLYFMIRDLHVAQREEDIGFYAGFLGASYMIGRGLASVFWGIIADRIGRKPVIAFSVFSVIVFNTLFGLSVKYWMAIATRFLLGALNGFLAPVKAYSIEVCRPEQQALGISIVSTAWGMGVIIGPAIGGYLAQPVKQYPHLFHEKSVFGRFPYLLPCLFISFFATLVFISCAWLPETLHKHKGLERTVEMVEGPTAQESTEPPKKSLLKNWPLMSSIITYCVFSLHDTAYVEIFSLWTVSNRKYGGLSFSSKDVGQVLTVAGTVYTNNCCLSLHDTPIRNKTWCAALHCSNAEKCICNNQSYWHFSAAKQCCATRTKGRCKWNSYNCNVFVEGFCSSWSRHYILMGTEAPTCRVLSRRPDGVSATESDRADRADTELQAFPGSSPAVQMKHIARVGVAR
- the LOC112885999 gene encoding protein ZINC INDUCED FACILITATOR-LIKE 1-like isoform X1, whose protein sequence is MGEPAKVYYDGCPGCAMDRRKESREGVPYKELLFVGTTTFASALPITSLFPFLYFMIRDLHVAQREEDIGFYAGFLGASYMIGRGLASVFWGIIADRIGRKPVIAFSVFSVIVFNTLFGLSVKYWMAIATRFLLGALNGFLAPVKAYSIEVCRPEQQALGISIVSTAWGMGVIIGPAIGGYLAQPVKQYPHLFHEKSVFGRFPYLLPCLFISFFATLVFISCAWLPETLHKHKGLERTVEMVEGPTAQESTEPPKKSLLKNWPLMSSIITYCVFSLHDTAYVEIFSLWTVSNRKYGGLSFSSKDVGQVLTVAGASLLVYQLFAYRWVDKTFGPIQSTRISSALSIPIIAAYPFMTHLSGIRLGVPLYIAAMLKSVFAITRVTGTSLLQNNAVPQEQRGAANGIATTAMSLSKAFAPAGAGIIFSWAQRRQHAAFFPGDQMVFLLLNLTELIGLILSFKPFLAVPQQYK